One Stenotrophomonas oahuensis genomic region harbors:
- a CDS encoding NAD-dependent epimerase/dehydratase family protein, translated as MARILVTGASGFIGHKVAGQLASAGHTVIATGRDHSRLPQADAHLRAITADLADDALDALLEGCEVVVHSAALSSPWGRAEEFQRANVLATQRLLEHALRHKVRRFIHIGSPSIYFRFRDQYGVEEAFDPPARWITDYARTKWESECEVLAACARGLPALILRPRAVYGEGDRAILPRLLAVAARGWFPMIGGGRALVDVTHIDNLVGLIEHCVDADVPTDGRAYNVSNGAPVQVSHLLDTLFSALELDVKRVPVPRVPALLLAGLAERVALLRPGRPEPRLSRYGVGVLGYAQTLDISRARCELGYDPNPDLEASLARYAQWWRTHGRA; from the coding sequence TTGGCGCGCATTCTGGTCACCGGTGCGTCCGGGTTCATCGGTCACAAGGTTGCCGGGCAGCTTGCGTCTGCCGGGCATACCGTCATCGCCACAGGGCGTGACCATAGCCGGCTGCCGCAGGCGGACGCCCATCTGCGCGCGATCACGGCGGATCTGGCAGACGATGCGCTGGATGCGCTGCTGGAGGGCTGTGAGGTGGTGGTGCACAGCGCTGCGTTGTCATCGCCGTGGGGGCGGGCCGAGGAGTTCCAGCGCGCCAACGTGCTGGCAACCCAGCGCCTGCTCGAGCACGCCCTTCGGCACAAGGTGCGCCGTTTCATTCATATCGGCTCGCCCAGCATCTACTTCCGCTTTCGTGACCAGTACGGGGTGGAAGAAGCATTTGATCCGCCGGCGCGGTGGATCACCGACTACGCCAGAACCAAATGGGAATCGGAATGCGAGGTGCTCGCTGCGTGTGCCCGTGGGCTGCCCGCGTTGATCCTGCGCCCGCGCGCGGTGTACGGCGAGGGTGACCGCGCGATCCTGCCGCGCCTGCTGGCGGTCGCGGCGCGGGGCTGGTTCCCGATGATCGGCGGCGGTCGTGCCCTGGTCGATGTGACCCATATCGATAACCTCGTGGGACTGATCGAACACTGCGTCGATGCCGACGTGCCCACCGATGGCCGCGCCTACAACGTGAGCAACGGCGCACCGGTACAGGTTAGCCACCTGCTGGACACGCTGTTCAGTGCGCTGGAGCTGGACGTCAAACGCGTGCCGGTACCGCGCGTGCCCGCGCTGCTGCTCGCAGGGCTGGCCGAGCGCGTCGCGCTGCTCCGGCCCGGTCGGCCCGAGCCCCGGCTGAGCCGTTACGGCGTCGGCGTGCTGGGCTATGCGCAGACCCTGGACATCAGCCGGGCACGGTGCGAGCTGGGCTACGATCCCAATCCGGACCTGGAGGCCAGTCTGGCCCGCTATGCGCAGTGGTGGAGGACGCATGGTCGCGCTTGA
- a CDS encoding beta-ketoacyl-ACP synthase 3, which translates to MEHDLPRSLPLRILATGQYTPSLRIESEDFDRRWNKPAGWTRRHVGIDYRHFASADEPTSLMAAMAAQDALQRAGLRADQVDVVISVGGVMEQAIPCTAALVHERLGLAGSGIPAFDVNATCLGFLVALDLVAGAIAARRYRRALIVAGEVASAGLNWNDTDTAALFGDGGAAVIVEAAGPDDGACLLASHMETYSEGTRFCQVRSGGTRVRLADGAEAYAAASQFEMSGRSTYRLAAQKLPGFMQTLLSRAGVSVDDLKLLVPHQASAKALDHLQRALRLPPEVLVRILQTHGNQMAASIPLALHHAVERGDLRRGDLFAMVGSGAGLSFAGAVLRY; encoded by the coding sequence ATGGAACACGACCTCCCGCGCAGCCTGCCGCTGCGCATCCTGGCCACGGGCCAGTACACCCCCTCCCTGCGCATTGAGTCGGAAGACTTCGACCGCCGCTGGAACAAGCCCGCCGGCTGGACCCGCCGGCACGTCGGGATCGATTACCGCCACTTCGCCAGTGCAGACGAGCCGACATCGCTGATGGCCGCCATGGCCGCGCAGGATGCCCTGCAGCGCGCCGGTCTGCGTGCCGATCAGGTGGATGTGGTGATCAGCGTGGGGGGCGTCATGGAGCAGGCCATTCCGTGCACGGCGGCGCTGGTGCACGAGCGGCTCGGGCTGGCCGGCTCCGGCATTCCCGCCTTTGACGTCAATGCCACCTGCCTGGGCTTCCTGGTGGCGCTGGACCTGGTGGCTGGTGCCATCGCCGCCCGGCGCTACCGTCGGGCGCTGATCGTGGCCGGTGAAGTGGCCTCTGCCGGGCTCAACTGGAACGACACCGACACGGCCGCGCTGTTCGGTGATGGCGGGGCGGCGGTCATCGTGGAAGCGGCTGGCCCGGACGACGGTGCCTGCCTGCTGGCTTCGCACATGGAAACCTACAGCGAGGGCACCCGGTTCTGCCAGGTGCGCTCCGGCGGCACCCGGGTGCGGCTGGCCGATGGCGCGGAGGCCTACGCGGCCGCCTCGCAGTTCGAGATGTCCGGGCGCTCGACCTATCGGCTGGCGGCGCAGAAGCTGCCGGGCTTCATGCAGACGCTGCTCTCCCGTGCGGGCGTCAGCGTGGACGATCTGAAGCTGCTGGTTCCGCATCAGGCCAGTGCCAAGGCGCTGGATCATCTGCAGCGTGCGCTTCGGCTGCCCCCGGAGGTGCTGGTGCGTATTCTGCAGACCCACGGCAACCAGATGGCGGCTTCGATTCCGCTGGCCCTGCATCACGCCGTTGAGCGCGGCGACCTGCGTCGTGGCGATCTGTTTGCCATGGTGGGCTCCGGTGCCGGGCTGTCGTTTGCCGGTGCGGTGCTGAGGTACTGA
- a CDS encoding DUF4189 domain-containing protein, with protein MKRIFVLLLALASFGAYAEGRCPPGQYPIGGQGMLGCAPIPGAWQPSAGAGDYISAQKAAAEAQLAANVRAAQIAKIRNDSTRDWWGVVVVSTEDGSWSVGLNGESARDATMDAMKNCRGTCTPVVQFANACMAPAYNEQGGMQWAKGDSQENANAAAVAACTAAGGTGCQSPPKQAFCTGWKYAYSGSDRFFARLGREARGEVASPKLIEIPGAKEYMAKPLERRGSSTAMALVKVENEDGSMRAWSGEDLDDRAKGMTRIATQWTAIATSAGSDAFAVHTAPSEQDAKQSALSKCGAKDCSVLAAAPHGECLVAIRVPQSGGRVLSFGARGPTKAAAEEAALTDCIGSGARACPIVLSECLK; from the coding sequence GTGAAACGGATTTTTGTACTTCTGCTGGCTCTCGCCTCTTTTGGGGCATACGCCGAAGGCCGCTGCCCGCCTGGACAGTACCCCATCGGTGGCCAAGGCATGCTCGGTTGTGCGCCGATCCCCGGCGCATGGCAGCCAAGTGCGGGCGCGGGTGACTACATCTCTGCTCAGAAGGCCGCAGCCGAAGCGCAACTGGCAGCCAATGTCCGGGCTGCGCAGATTGCCAAGATCCGAAACGACTCGACCCGCGACTGGTGGGGTGTCGTCGTGGTCAGTACTGAAGATGGTTCCTGGAGCGTGGGTCTCAATGGTGAATCTGCGCGGGACGCCACCATGGATGCCATGAAGAACTGCCGCGGCACCTGTACCCCGGTCGTGCAGTTCGCCAACGCCTGCATGGCTCCGGCCTACAACGAGCAGGGCGGCATGCAGTGGGCCAAGGGTGACAGCCAGGAAAATGCCAATGCGGCAGCGGTGGCGGCGTGCACGGCGGCGGGCGGAACCGGCTGTCAGAGCCCGCCCAAGCAAGCCTTCTGCACCGGCTGGAAGTACGCTTACAGTGGCAGTGATCGCTTCTTCGCCCGGTTGGGGCGCGAAGCGCGCGGCGAGGTTGCGTCGCCCAAGTTGATCGAGATTCCCGGTGCGAAAGAGTACATGGCCAAGCCGCTGGAACGGCGGGGCAGCTCAACCGCCATGGCGCTGGTGAAGGTGGAGAACGAGGACGGGTCAATGCGTGCGTGGTCGGGCGAGGACCTGGACGACCGCGCCAAGGGCATGACCCGTATTGCGACCCAGTGGACCGCCATTGCCACCAGCGCCGGCAGCGATGCCTTCGCCGTGCACACGGCACCCAGTGAGCAGGACGCGAAGCAGAGCGCGTTGAGCAAGTGCGGGGCCAAGGATTGTTCGGTGCTGGCGGCCGCTCCACATGGTGAATGCCTGGTCGCCATCCGGGTGCCACAAAGCGGCGGCCGCGTGTTGAGCTTTGGTGCACGCGGCCCGACCAAGGCGGCTGCGGAGGAAGCGGCGCTCACCGACTGTATCGGTTCGGGTGCGCGTGCCTGTCCTATCGTTCTCAGTGAATGCTTGAAGTAA
- a CDS encoding XVIPCD domain-containing protein, with protein MTLSSLDLAHLSDNAYLNPNDRVQDPKDREVTLVLGHGYRVIEQVDNQVTGYQGTVYQRLDTGQVIVAHRGTEAVGHDIATDLAMLAARTNVQAPEAIALTARAIEHARSESERRGTPSDVIVTGHSLGGALAQVTAHHFDLKGETFNAYGAASLSRRIPEGGSSVINHVMANDPVSAASPHYGEVRVYAKQNEIDTLRRNGYGEGLTLGSVFIAPGSRVAATAGMSLESHKLGNFLGPDSVLEYASHRDLADSNRELIQDYRDDVKRARQLVPLGMVSGVGLAKHLIDEFRDPLPAGEPARLEEKAREQPAALPPSVPLKPLNGPGHVGYPLFIGALQGVHEQDQRAGRTPDVRSEQLAGALACRMHELGGKRIDHVVLSNDASTAFAIQGALSDPAHLRASVPTVAAMNTPLEQSGRQIENQATAQLAQQDQVQEQIRGMSRGVS; from the coding sequence ATGACCTTGAGTTCGTTGGATCTGGCGCATCTTTCAGATAATGCATATCTCAATCCAAATGATAGAGTTCAGGATCCGAAAGATAGAGAAGTCACTCTCGTGCTTGGGCATGGGTATCGGGTCATTGAGCAGGTAGACAACCAGGTTACAGGCTATCAAGGAACTGTTTATCAGCGGCTCGACACAGGGCAAGTGATCGTCGCCCATCGCGGAACGGAGGCGGTCGGTCACGACATTGCCACCGATCTGGCGATGCTGGCAGCGCGGACAAACGTTCAAGCGCCCGAAGCGATCGCACTGACCGCTCGAGCTATTGAGCATGCTAGAAGCGAGAGTGAACGACGTGGAACGCCCTCTGACGTCATCGTCACCGGTCACTCGCTAGGGGGTGCACTGGCCCAGGTCACCGCCCACCACTTTGACCTGAAAGGCGAGACCTTCAATGCCTACGGCGCTGCCAGCCTGTCCCGTCGTATTCCAGAGGGTGGCAGCTCGGTCATCAATCACGTCATGGCCAACGATCCGGTCAGTGCCGCTTCGCCCCACTATGGTGAGGTGCGTGTGTACGCCAAGCAGAATGAGATCGATACGCTCCGAAGGAATGGGTATGGTGAGGGGTTGACGCTGGGAAGCGTTTTCATTGCACCGGGTTCACGCGTAGCTGCTACCGCCGGTATGTCCCTGGAATCTCACAAGCTCGGCAACTTCCTCGGCCCAGATTCGGTCCTCGAGTATGCGAGCCACCGCGATCTGGCTGACTCGAACCGGGAGCTGATCCAGGATTACCGGGATGATGTGAAGCGCGCCCGTCAGCTCGTTCCGTTGGGTATGGTGAGTGGCGTAGGTCTCGCCAAGCACCTGATCGACGAATTTCGCGACCCGCTTCCCGCTGGCGAGCCCGCACGCCTCGAAGAGAAGGCACGCGAGCAGCCCGCAGCACTGCCGCCATCCGTTCCGCTAAAGCCCTTGAACGGGCCGGGCCACGTTGGCTATCCGCTGTTCATCGGAGCGCTGCAGGGCGTACATGAGCAGGACCAGCGCGCAGGACGTACCCCTGACGTGCGCAGCGAACAGCTGGCCGGTGCTTTGGCGTGCCGGATGCATGAGCTCGGCGGCAAGCGCATCGATCACGTGGTGCTGAGCAACGATGCTTCCACTGCGTTCGCGATCCAGGGCGCATTGTCCGATCCGGCGCACCTGCGTGCCTCCGTGCCCACCGTTGCCGCGATGAATACGCCGCTTGAACAAAGCGGGCGGCAGATCGAGAATCAGGCGACGGCTCAGCTGGCCCAGCAGGATCAGGTGCAGGAGCAGATTCGCGGCATGAGTCGGGGCGTGAGTTGA
- a CDS encoding DUF4189 domain-containing protein has translation MRIALLLVLSLFSLSTHAEGVCPPGQYPIGGQGVIGCAPIPGAGGGQGPAQPSAPQPTGKWETRWGAIVEDGDNNSTGTSASQKSKRAAVDLATDRCRSAGGKSCKLRLAYHNQCVAMADPTIAFVRSLPPGARTRTMASAAATEELARQNAMKECETGGSRQECNIIYSECSMSEFKSF, from the coding sequence GTGCGGATTGCACTTCTTTTGGTGTTGAGCCTTTTCTCACTCTCGACGCACGCTGAAGGTGTGTGCCCGCCTGGTCAGTATCCCATCGGGGGACAGGGAGTAATTGGCTGTGCACCGATCCCCGGTGCTGGAGGAGGTCAGGGGCCGGCCCAACCATCGGCTCCCCAGCCCACGGGCAAGTGGGAAACACGTTGGGGTGCAATTGTGGAGGACGGTGACAACAACTCCACCGGGACGTCCGCATCTCAGAAGTCGAAGCGAGCAGCTGTGGATCTCGCAACAGATCGGTGCAGGAGCGCAGGCGGCAAATCCTGCAAGCTTCGACTGGCGTATCACAACCAGTGTGTTGCCATGGCTGATCCCACGATAGCGTTTGTCCGAAGCCTGCCACCAGGCGCCAGAACGAGGACCATGGCGAGTGCAGCAGCAACCGAAGAGCTTGCCAGACAGAATGCGATGAAAGAGTGCGAGACGGGCGGCTCCCGCCAGGAATGCAACATCATCTACTCTGAGTGCAGCATGTCCGAGTTCAAGAGTTTCTGA
- a CDS encoding DUF4189 domain-containing protein produces the protein MRIFLLAVMALASSSAFAEGRCPPGQFPVGGQGMLGCAPIPGASGADAATQAPASPKPTGKWETRWGAVADDATSRNLATGVSTSQKSKRAAVAAAIDDCKSAGGKSCKLRLAYHNQCVAIADPTMEFVRSQPKGSLTSNNVSAAETIERAKSNAMKECEKAGSGQQCSIVYSACSMSEFKAF, from the coding sequence ATGAGGATATTTCTGTTAGCTGTGATGGCGCTGGCATCCTCTTCAGCCTTTGCTGAAGGGCGGTGTCCGCCGGGGCAGTTTCCTGTCGGTGGCCAAGGCATGCTTGGTTGCGCGCCTATTCCGGGTGCCAGCGGTGCAGATGCCGCCACGCAGGCACCAGCGTCGCCCAAGCCCACGGGCAAGTGGGAGACGCGCTGGGGGGCTGTGGCCGACGACGCTACCAGTCGCAACCTGGCTACCGGAGTATCAACTTCTCAAAAATCAAAGCGTGCTGCGGTCGCCGCAGCAATCGACGACTGCAAGAGCGCAGGGGGCAAGTCCTGCAAGCTGCGCTTGGCTTATCACAACCAGTGTGTTGCCATAGCCGATCCTACGATGGAGTTCGTCAGGAGCCAGCCGAAAGGAAGTCTGACTTCGAACAACGTAAGCGCCGCCGAAACTATCGAGCGCGCAAAATCCAATGCCATGAAAGAGTGCGAGAAGGCAGGGTCTGGTCAGCAGTGCAGCATTGTGTATTCCGCCTGCAGCATGTCCGAGTTCAAGGCATTCTGA
- a CDS encoding type IV secretion system protein — protein MKLESIANFDLSGGLQDLLGYATRVQSIGDFVFFRLILDYLRERINDFGLDMMSYMMTWVGGIALVVMTLWVLIQGYRIVTGQSRDSMIALVTNMARAALIVSVATSMSLFGRNIMDFLTEDVKGVIATVVTGSNETPEEQIDKSLAWMQVALSSVDAIQVINDPSLSNQKFQTQMFIGMGTGGPAVVAGSMLLLYQVAIALFVGFGPLFILCLLFDQTKALFQKWLFYGIGTMFSMAVLAAMVSIALDMVVRVSIAFWARAAFEQFILKGGASEGLTSQAMQQGGMGLMLTTLILTAPPMAALFFQGTLGAFSPYTQIAGSPVPAAPGPQGQPPGSYTPPQTHNRTDSGNNDARVNQDVIPRSFGTNSGSVDKTTHRGNAD, from the coding sequence ATGAAGCTCGAATCGATCGCGAATTTTGATTTATCAGGAGGCCTGCAGGACCTGCTTGGATACGCCACGCGTGTCCAGTCGATCGGCGACTTCGTATTCTTCCGGCTTATCCTGGATTACCTGCGCGAGCGCATCAATGACTTCGGTCTGGACATGATGAGCTACATGATGACCTGGGTCGGCGGCATCGCCCTGGTCGTCATGACCTTGTGGGTGCTCATCCAGGGCTATCGCATCGTGACCGGCCAGAGCCGCGATTCCATGATCGCGCTGGTGACCAACATGGCGCGCGCCGCGCTGATCGTCAGCGTGGCGACCAGCATGAGCCTGTTCGGTCGGAACATCATGGACTTCCTGACCGAGGACGTGAAGGGCGTCATTGCGACCGTTGTGACCGGAAGCAACGAAACCCCGGAGGAGCAGATCGACAAGTCGCTGGCCTGGATGCAGGTGGCGCTGTCCAGCGTGGACGCCATTCAAGTCATCAATGACCCCAGCCTCAGCAACCAGAAGTTCCAGACGCAGATGTTCATCGGCATGGGAACGGGTGGCCCTGCCGTCGTTGCGGGCTCGATGCTGCTGCTCTACCAGGTCGCCATTGCGTTGTTCGTGGGCTTTGGGCCTCTGTTCATCTTATGCCTGCTGTTTGACCAGACGAAGGCATTGTTCCAGAAGTGGTTGTTCTATGGCATAGGCACCATGTTCTCAATGGCGGTACTGGCGGCCATGGTGTCCATCGCGCTGGACATGGTGGTGCGTGTATCCATTGCGTTCTGGGCCCGCGCCGCGTTCGAGCAGTTCATCCTGAAGGGCGGTGCTTCGGAAGGCCTGACCAGCCAGGCCATGCAGCAGGGCGGCATGGGCTTGATGCTGACCACCCTGATTCTGACTGCTCCCCCAATGGCCGCACTGTTCTTCCAGGGCACGTTGGGTGCATTCTCGCCATACACGCAGATCGCAGGTTCGCCGGTTCCGGCGGCCCCGGGTCCGCAGGGTCAGCCGCCGGGTTCGTATACGCCGCCGCAGACGCATAATAGGACCGATTCTGGTAACAACGATGCTAGGGTGAACCAAGACGTCATTCCGCGCAGTTTCGGTACGAACTCTGGAAGCGTAGACAAGACCACGCATAGGGGTAATGCGGATTGA
- a CDS encoding VirB4 family type IV secretion/conjugal transfer ATPase, with amino-acid sequence MFSPDTSIAEFIPLSSHVSANVVKTTGGDYLLTWHLEGLPFVGREEWELEHKHNTFNRLLQTLRAPDFVNVAFWAHDIRRRRTLKGKSVYKQKFNQDVSDEYMGMLGSQRIMQNELYLTMIYRPVVAGKRFVEKSADTNKLQAEQTQAIEKLMELAGNVEAVIRDYAPYRLGMYEAKNGIVFSETLEFFGYLINRIDEPVPVLGAPVPDYLPVSKHMFSAKTGDFVISTPNGTNHFGAILNIKEYAEGTYPGILNGLKYLDFEYVVTHSFSPMGRQDALKVLDRTKGMMISSGDKAVSQIIELDQAMDQLSSGNFVLGEYHYTLAVFGDSQAKLSQNVAATRAELSNAGFVSVKEDVAVTSSFYSQLPGNWRYRTRLANLSSLNFLGLSPLHNFATGKQHNNPWGDCVTTLQTTNGQPYYFNFHATHPSENSLGEKAIANTMVIGKSGTGKTALINFLLSQVQKYDPSPTIFFFDKDRGAEIFVRACGGNYLALENGASTGFNPFQCENNEANVQFLADLIKVLAGKKEYSAREEEDIYRGVESMLDTPMHLRSMTNFQKSLPNMGDDGLYARMRRWTAGNSLGWVFDNPVDTVDLSKANIIGFDYTDIIDNPEVRVPVINYLLHRLESLIDGRPLIYVMDEFWKILDGEGGLKEFAKNKQKTIRKQNGLGIFATQSPEDALKSDISAALIEQTATLILLPNPNASKSDYMEGLKLTEAEFRVVTALDERSRCFLVKQGHASSVCQLNLRGMDNILSVISASTDNIEIMHRVLQTAAVRNRISVNELTPEQWLEEFYKNRKGSGKPAAASSDAA; translated from the coding sequence ATGTTCAGCCCAGACACCTCCATTGCCGAATTCATCCCGCTGTCGTCACACGTGTCTGCCAACGTGGTCAAGACGACCGGTGGCGATTACCTGCTGACCTGGCATCTGGAAGGGCTGCCGTTCGTCGGCCGCGAAGAGTGGGAGCTGGAGCACAAGCACAATACGTTCAACCGCCTGCTGCAGACCCTGCGCGCCCCGGACTTCGTCAACGTGGCGTTCTGGGCGCACGACATCCGTCGTCGCCGCACCTTGAAGGGCAAGAGCGTCTACAAGCAGAAGTTCAACCAGGACGTGTCCGACGAATACATGGGCATGCTGGGTTCGCAGCGCATCATGCAGAACGAGCTGTACCTGACCATGATCTACCGCCCGGTGGTGGCAGGTAAGCGCTTCGTGGAAAAGTCGGCCGATACCAACAAGCTGCAGGCCGAGCAGACCCAGGCCATTGAAAAGCTGATGGAACTGGCCGGCAACGTGGAAGCGGTGATCCGCGACTACGCGCCGTACCGCTTAGGGATGTACGAAGCCAAGAACGGCATCGTGTTCTCGGAAACGTTGGAGTTCTTCGGCTACCTGATCAACCGCATTGATGAGCCCGTGCCCGTGCTCGGCGCGCCGGTGCCGGACTACCTGCCGGTCAGCAAGCACATGTTCTCGGCCAAGACCGGCGACTTCGTCATTTCCACCCCGAACGGCACCAATCATTTCGGTGCCATCCTGAACATCAAGGAGTATGCCGAGGGCACCTACCCGGGCATTCTCAACGGCCTGAAGTACCTGGACTTCGAGTACGTGGTGACGCATTCCTTCAGCCCCATGGGCCGACAGGACGCACTGAAGGTGCTCGACCGTACCAAGGGCATGATGATCTCCTCCGGCGACAAGGCCGTGAGCCAGATCATCGAGCTGGACCAGGCCATGGACCAGCTGTCGTCGGGTAACTTCGTACTCGGCGAGTACCACTACACCCTGGCGGTGTTTGGTGACAGCCAGGCCAAGCTTTCGCAGAACGTGGCCGCTACCCGCGCCGAGCTGTCCAACGCCGGTTTCGTGTCGGTGAAGGAAGACGTGGCCGTGACCTCGTCGTTCTATTCGCAGCTGCCGGGCAACTGGCGCTACCGGACCCGTCTGGCCAATCTGAGCTCGCTGAACTTCCTGGGTCTGTCGCCGCTGCACAACTTCGCCACCGGCAAGCAGCACAACAACCCGTGGGGCGACTGCGTCACCACGCTGCAGACTACCAACGGCCAGCCGTACTACTTCAACTTCCACGCCACCCACCCCTCGGAAAACTCCCTGGGTGAAAAGGCCATCGCCAACACCATGGTGATCGGTAAGTCCGGTACCGGTAAGACCGCCCTGATCAACTTCCTGCTCAGCCAGGTGCAGAAGTACGATCCGTCCCCGACCATCTTCTTCTTCGACAAGGACCGCGGTGCCGAGATTTTCGTGCGCGCCTGCGGCGGCAACTACCTGGCGCTGGAGAACGGTGCGTCCACCGGCTTCAACCCGTTCCAGTGCGAGAACAACGAAGCCAACGTGCAGTTCCTGGCCGACCTGATCAAGGTGCTGGCCGGCAAGAAGGAATACAGCGCCCGCGAGGAAGAGGATATCTACCGCGGCGTGGAAAGCATGCTGGACACCCCCATGCATCTGCGCAGCATGACCAACTTCCAGAAGAGCCTGCCCAACATGGGCGATGACGGCCTGTACGCGCGCATGCGCCGCTGGACCGCCGGCAATTCGCTGGGCTGGGTGTTCGACAACCCGGTCGACACCGTGGATCTGAGCAAGGCCAACATCATCGGCTTTGACTACACCGACATCATCGACAACCCCGAAGTGCGCGTGCCGGTCATCAACTACCTGCTGCACCGCCTGGAATCGCTGATTGACGGCCGTCCGCTGATCTACGTGATGGACGAATTCTGGAAGATCCTGGACGGCGAAGGCGGCCTGAAGGAATTCGCCAAGAACAAGCAGAAGACCATCCGTAAGCAGAACGGCCTCGGCATTTTCGCCACGCAGAGCCCGGAAGATGCGCTGAAGAGCGACATTTCGGCCGCACTGATCGAGCAGACCGCCACGCTGATCCTGCTGCCCAACCCCAACGCCAGCAAGTCCGACTACATGGAGGGCCTGAAGCTGACCGAGGCGGAGTTCCGGGTGGTGACCGCGCTGGACGAACGCTCGCGCTGCTTCCTGGTCAAGCAGGGCCACGCCTCCAGCGTGTGCCAGCTGAACCTGCGCGGCATGGACAACATTCTTTCGGTGATCTCCGCGTCCACCGACAACATCGAGATCATGCACCGCGTGCTGCAGACCGCCGCCGTGCGTAACCGGATTTCGGTGAATGAACTTACGCCGGAGCAGTGGCTGGAGGAGTTCTACAAGAATCGCAAGGGATCGGGCAAGCCGGCAGCGGCCAGCTCGGATGCGGCCTAA
- a CDS encoding type IV secretion system protein VirB3 — protein sequence MHKNVVFRGCTRPAMFLGVPYVPFFFVVGGLFLLSVYTNFWYLGSIPVAVFIMRNMAKRDEMIFRLLGLRLQFKLKARNVKDHDGMWVFTPNHYRKTPAPRD from the coding sequence GTGCATAAGAACGTCGTTTTTCGCGGCTGCACGCGCCCGGCAATGTTTCTGGGCGTTCCCTACGTGCCGTTCTTTTTCGTCGTGGGTGGCCTGTTCCTGTTGAGCGTGTACACGAACTTCTGGTACCTGGGGTCCATTCCGGTTGCCGTGTTCATCATGCGCAACATGGCCAAACGCGATGAAATGATCTTCCGGTTGCTCGGTCTTCGCCTGCAGTTCAAGTTGAAGGCCCGCAACGTGAAAGACCACGACGGCATGTGGGTGTTCACCCCGAATCACTACCGCAAGACCCCGGCACCCAGGGATTGA
- a CDS encoding TrbC/VirB2 family protein, translating into MKRFNLDLVNAQRTLKTVLMATAFVGALFAPSAFAQEFGGTDQKVCGFFESINGLLSIASIAVVTIAVIFAGYQIAFAHKRIADVAPILIGGLLIGAAGQIASMLLGGEGGSSSCSQGTAMLNNVLTYYGA; encoded by the coding sequence ATGAAGCGATTCAATCTCGACCTCGTCAACGCCCAGCGCACCCTGAAGACCGTGCTGATGGCCACCGCCTTCGTTGGCGCGCTGTTCGCCCCGTCGGCGTTCGCCCAGGAATTCGGCGGCACCGACCAGAAGGTCTGCGGCTTCTTCGAAAGCATCAACGGCCTGCTCAGCATCGCCTCGATCGCCGTTGTCACCATCGCCGTCATCTTCGCCGGTTACCAGATCGCCTTCGCCCACAAGCGTATTGCCGACGTGGCTCCGATCCTGATCGGTGGCCTGCTGATCGGTGCCGCCGGCCAGATCGCCAGCATGCTGCTGGGCGGTGAAGGTGGCAGCAGCTCCTGCAGCCAGGGCACCGCGATGCTGAACAACGTTCTGACCTACTACGGTGCATAA